A portion of the Parasedimentitalea marina genome contains these proteins:
- a CDS encoding type II and III secretion system protein family protein → MAFRTTLAAALTGVALICTPVADSAWAEGLRVVKKGTAAQLDVPMNRAVVVESDVPFSELSIANPGIADISSLSDRTIYVLGKSPGLTTLTLLDATGRLITNVDVRVAADVSEFKERLRQILPNEKIEVRTANDGIVLSGTVSSAARLQRAMDLAERYAPERVSNLMSVGGVQQVMLKVRFAEMQRSVSKSLSSSVALGGSSFGVETGTWLQNGNSLPTTNPVVTQDGTLGAVLFGFDIGSTQVGLLLEALEQKGMVRTLAEPNLAALSGQEAKFLAGGEYPVPVAQADGVTTIEFKPFGIEMNFIPRVIDGDLINLELKTSVSAIDTTNSITVSGLSVAAFSRREASTTVEMRDGESFAIAGLIQDDFLDNTGQVPWIGDVPILGALFRSADYQRSQTELVVIISAHLVTPTRGEALSLPTDRVKPPSENDLFLFGRVSQTQNGPAGEIARQDFSGSYGYVLD, encoded by the coding sequence ATGGCATTTAGAACTACACTAGCAGCAGCCCTAACCGGGGTTGCTTTGATTTGCACACCGGTAGCAGATTCCGCGTGGGCCGAAGGTTTGCGCGTTGTCAAAAAAGGCACCGCTGCACAACTTGATGTTCCGATGAACAGGGCAGTTGTGGTGGAAAGCGACGTACCGTTTTCCGAACTCAGTATTGCGAACCCGGGAATTGCAGATATCTCGTCCCTGTCGGACCGTACAATCTATGTGCTGGGTAAATCCCCAGGCTTGACCACTCTGACCTTATTGGACGCAACTGGCCGCCTGATCACCAATGTTGATGTGCGCGTTGCTGCTGACGTCAGCGAGTTCAAAGAACGGCTGCGTCAGATCCTTCCCAATGAAAAAATAGAAGTTCGCACAGCCAACGATGGCATCGTGTTGTCTGGGACAGTGTCCAGCGCTGCACGCCTGCAACGGGCGATGGATCTTGCTGAACGTTATGCACCAGAACGGGTTTCAAACCTGATGTCCGTTGGTGGCGTACAGCAGGTTATGCTAAAGGTCCGCTTTGCTGAAATGCAGCGCTCAGTCTCCAAATCACTCAGCTCCTCTGTCGCATTGGGCGGTAGCAGCTTTGGGGTGGAAACCGGCACCTGGCTGCAAAACGGCAATAGCCTACCCACGACCAACCCTGTGGTCACACAGGACGGTACTTTGGGTGCGGTGTTGTTCGGCTTTGATATCGGATCGACCCAAGTTGGTCTGCTTTTGGAAGCACTGGAACAAAAAGGCATGGTCCGCACCCTTGCTGAACCAAACCTGGCTGCCCTTTCCGGACAAGAAGCCAAGTTCCTGGCGGGCGGCGAATACCCGGTTCCCGTGGCGCAAGCAGATGGCGTGACAACAATCGAGTTCAAGCCTTTTGGCATTGAAATGAACTTTATTCCGCGTGTCATCGACGGCGACTTGATTAACTTAGAGCTAAAGACCTCAGTCTCGGCGATCGACACAACCAATTCGATAACTGTAAGCGGCCTGTCGGTTGCTGCATTCTCGCGCCGCGAGGCATCGACCACGGTTGAAATGCGCGATGGTGAAAGCTTTGCCATTGCTGGCCTGATCCAGGATGATTTCCTGGACAACACGGGTCAGGTTCCATGGATTGGCGATGTCCCCATTCTGGGTGCCCTTTTCCGAAGCGCCGACTATCAGCGCAGCCAGACAGAACTGGTGGTCATTATCAGCGCGCATCTGGTCACACCGACCCGGGGCGAGGCGCTTAGCCTGCCGACAGATCGTGTCAAACCACCCAGCGAGAATGACCTATTCCTGTTTGGCCGGGTGTCGCAGACGCAGAACGGCCCAGCCGGCGAAATTGCCAGGCAAGATTTCAGCGGCTCATATGGCTATGTGTTGGACTAA
- a CDS encoding OmpA family protein, producing the protein MIKNAAILGLCLTAAGCDYEAGRELDRGSFGNSTLNNALVMSGDRSYAVQLANRFAQEVPPTINFDFDSATLDPQARAVLDQQATWIRQFPEVRFRVYGHTDSVGSTGYNKSLGLRRARAAVRYLSSRGISRSRLEAVVSFGETQPLIVTQGRERQNRRTVTEVSGFLENHPSLLDGKYAQVVYREYIQSAVPGTTLTEDQSLSTSIE; encoded by the coding sequence ATGATTAAGAATGCAGCGATATTAGGGCTTTGCCTGACGGCAGCCGGTTGTGACTATGAAGCTGGACGTGAGTTGGATCGCGGCAGCTTTGGCAACTCCACTTTGAACAACGCGCTCGTGATGAGTGGCGATCGGTCCTATGCTGTGCAACTGGCCAACCGTTTTGCGCAAGAAGTTCCGCCAACAATCAACTTTGACTTCGACAGCGCCACCCTTGATCCCCAGGCTCGTGCGGTTTTGGACCAACAGGCAACTTGGATCAGACAGTTTCCCGAAGTTCGCTTTCGTGTCTACGGACACACGGATTCTGTAGGATCTACGGGATATAATAAGTCCCTTGGCCTGCGCCGTGCCCGTGCAGCGGTCAGATATCTTTCGTCCCGTGGCATCAGCCGATCACGCCTGGAAGCAGTTGTTTCCTTTGGAGAAACACAACCTTTGATCGTCACACAAGGTCGAGAACGTCAAAACCGGCGCACAGTAACCGAGGTCTCAGGATTCTTGGAAAACCACCCATCGCTGCTGGACGGGAAATACGCACAGGTCGTCTACCGTGAATATATCCAAAGTGCGGTTCCGGGAACGACATTGACGGAAGATCAGTCTCTTTCCACTTCGATTGAGTAG
- a CDS encoding lytic transglycosylase domain-containing protein has translation MFLRIASLAVFSVCMPVWALGETPPPFPDFEAKRVRPPQPGTRERITIQIEEPQILPGTTADPGGTENSEPSEQPMGRYGWFWEQVSPDLSASGPGRLEQALMVLAGGEGVTAPRLQLMQDISQAQGVSILTASIGTEVSPALILAVIAVESAGQVDAVSSAGAQGLMQLMPETAVRFDVEDALAAQQNIQGGAKYLDWLMEKFSGDPVLVLAGYNAGEGSIRDHQGVPPFPETRDYVPKVLAAFQVAKGLCLTPPQLISDGCVFRTMK, from the coding sequence ATGTTTCTCCGAATTGCGTCCCTAGCTGTGTTTTCTGTTTGTATGCCTGTGTGGGCACTTGGAGAGACGCCACCGCCATTTCCGGACTTTGAGGCAAAACGGGTGCGGCCACCGCAGCCGGGCACCCGTGAGAGAATAACGATACAGATAGAGGAGCCGCAGATCTTGCCTGGCACGACGGCTGATCCGGGCGGTACTGAGAATAGTGAACCCTCGGAGCAACCGATGGGGCGGTATGGCTGGTTCTGGGAGCAGGTCTCGCCTGACTTGTCCGCGTCTGGGCCGGGGCGACTGGAGCAGGCCTTGATGGTTCTGGCTGGCGGTGAGGGTGTGACGGCACCGCGCTTACAATTGATGCAGGACATTTCGCAGGCTCAGGGTGTTTCGATTCTGACGGCCAGTATTGGCACTGAGGTCTCGCCTGCGCTGATCTTGGCAGTGATTGCAGTGGAATCGGCAGGCCAGGTGGATGCTGTCAGTTCCGCTGGGGCGCAGGGGTTGATGCAATTGATGCCGGAGACCGCGGTGCGATTTGATGTTGAAGATGCCCTGGCCGCGCAGCAGAATATCCAGGGTGGCGCAAAGTATCTGGACTGGTTGATGGAGAAGTTCAGCGGAGACCCAGTATTGGTATTGGCTGGGTACAACGCGGGCGAGGGCAGTATACGCGACCATCAGGGAGTGCCACCCTTTCCGGAAACCAGAGATTATGTGCCCAAGGTGCTGGCCGCGTTTCAGGTGGCCAAAGGGTTGTGTCTAACGCCACCTCAGTTGATCTCTGATGGCTGCGTGTTTCGGACGATGAAGTGA
- the cpaB gene encoding Flp pilus assembly protein CpaB: protein MRAVFGLVLIVGVALAGGAVMMAKNYIAKYQYALAQANAQKVVNIETVDVFVANRALKYGERLTQDAVRLVQWPQDSVPEGTYSSLDALFPPEFKGEFRVVLRTVEANEAVLAVKITKPGEDAGITSRLKRGMRAFAIKVDVSSGVSGFLRPGDRVDVYWTGNLGDADELRRGELTRLIQTNMELIAIDQSAGGDIDSASIARTVTVSALPKHVAALAQAQTTGRLSLSLVGAGDDTIASFVEVDQRSLLGLGERVSAPERESEKVCTIRTRRGAEVVEIPIPCTN from the coding sequence ATGCGTGCAGTTTTCGGGCTGGTTTTGATTGTCGGTGTCGCCTTGGCTGGCGGCGCGGTGATGATGGCAAAGAACTACATTGCCAAATACCAGTATGCCCTGGCCCAAGCAAACGCACAAAAAGTCGTAAACATCGAAACCGTCGATGTCTTTGTTGCAAACCGCGCATTGAAATACGGAGAGCGGCTGACCCAAGATGCCGTACGCCTTGTCCAATGGCCACAAGACAGCGTTCCCGAGGGCACATATTCCTCTCTAGATGCACTTTTTCCACCAGAATTCAAAGGCGAGTTCAGGGTTGTATTGCGAACAGTCGAGGCCAACGAGGCTGTTCTGGCCGTGAAAATCACCAAGCCCGGCGAGGATGCAGGCATTACCTCGCGTCTGAAACGTGGCATGCGCGCCTTTGCGATCAAGGTCGACGTATCCTCTGGCGTTTCCGGCTTTTTACGCCCCGGTGACCGGGTCGACGTCTATTGGACAGGCAACCTTGGCGATGCTGATGAGCTTCGTCGCGGCGAATTGACCCGTTTGATCCAGACCAATATGGAACTGATTGCCATCGACCAAAGCGCTGGCGGTGACATCGACAGCGCCTCGATTGCACGCACGGTCACAGTGTCCGCCCTCCCCAAACACGTGGCCGCCTTGGCGCAAGCCCAGACCACCGGGCGGTTAAGCCTGTCACTGGTTGGTGCCGGAGATGACACCATTGCCTCATTTGTTGAGGTAGATCAACGCTCTCTGTTGGGATTGGGTGAACGCGTTTCTGCGCCTGAACGTGAGTCTGAAAAGGTCTGTACGATCCGTACCCGCCGTGGTGCCGAAGTAGTAGAAATCCCGATCCCCTGTACCAACTAG
- a CDS encoding 3-oxoacid CoA-transferase subunit B, whose protein sequence is MWDRNQMAARAAQELQDGWYVNLGIGIPTLVSNYIPEGVEVTLQSENGMLGMGPFPVEGTEDADLINAGKQTITELPQTAYFDSAQSFAMIRGGKIAMAILGAMEVAENGDLANWMIPGKLVKGMGGAMDLVAGVGRVVVVMDHANKHGVSKVLKECTLPLTGKGVVDRIITNLGVLDVVEGGLKIVETAEGVTEADLRAATEATIVD, encoded by the coding sequence ATGTGGGATCGTAACCAAATGGCGGCGCGGGCCGCTCAAGAGCTCCAAGACGGCTGGTATGTGAACCTTGGCATCGGTATTCCGACGCTGGTCAGCAACTATATCCCCGAGGGCGTGGAAGTCACCCTGCAGTCGGAAAACGGCATGCTGGGCATGGGCCCCTTCCCGGTCGAAGGCACAGAAGACGCCGACCTGATCAACGCTGGTAAGCAAACCATCACCGAGCTGCCGCAAACCGCCTATTTCGATAGTGCGCAGTCCTTTGCGATGATCCGTGGCGGCAAGATCGCCATGGCGATCCTGGGCGCCATGGAAGTGGCCGAAAACGGCGATCTGGCAAACTGGATGATTCCGGGCAAGCTGGTCAAAGGCATGGGCGGCGCCATGGATCTGGTCGCTGGTGTTGGCCGTGTGGTTGTGGTCATGGACCACGCCAACAAGCATGGTGTGTCCAAAGTGCTAAAGGAATGCACCCTGCCGCTGACCGGCAAAGGCGTTGTCGACCGCATCATCACCAATCTTGGTGTTCTTGATGTCGTCGAAGGTGGGTTGAAGATCGTAGAGACCGCCGAAGGTGTAACCGAGGCCGACCTGCGTGCCGCCACCGAGGCAACGATTGTCGACTAA
- a CDS encoding CoA transferase subunit A yields the protein MKKIFTNASEALDGLLHDGMFIAAGGFGLCGIPELLLGAIKEAGTKDLTFASNNAGVDDFGIGILLQTKQVKKMISSYVGENAEFMRQYLSGELELEFNPQGTLAERMRAGGAGIPGFFTKTGVGTVIAEGKDHRDFNGETYIMEEGMVADLAIIKAWKADETGNLMFRKTARNFNAPAATCGKVCVVEVEEIVPTGSLDPDAIHLPGIYVHRIIQGTHEKRIEQRTTRPAA from the coding sequence ATGAAAAAGATCTTCACCAATGCCAGCGAGGCGCTCGACGGGTTGCTTCACGATGGCATGTTCATTGCGGCAGGCGGCTTTGGCCTCTGCGGTATTCCGGAATTGCTGCTGGGCGCGATCAAAGAGGCCGGCACCAAGGATCTGACCTTTGCCTCCAACAACGCAGGCGTCGATGATTTTGGCATCGGCATTCTGCTGCAGACCAAACAGGTTAAAAAGATGATCTCCTCCTATGTGGGCGAAAACGCCGAATTCATGCGTCAGTATCTCTCGGGTGAGCTGGAGCTGGAATTCAACCCACAGGGCACCTTGGCCGAACGCATGCGCGCTGGCGGCGCCGGCATTCCTGGCTTTTTCACCAAGACAGGTGTTGGCACCGTGATTGCCGAAGGTAAGGACCACCGCGACTTCAACGGTGAGACCTACATCATGGAAGAGGGCATGGTTGCCGATCTGGCCATCATCAAAGCCTGGAAAGCCGACGAGACCGGCAATCTGATGTTCCGCAAAACCGCCCGCAACTTCAACGCCCCTGCTGCCACCTGCGGCAAGGTCTGCGTGGTCGAGGTCGAAGAGATCGTGCCAACGGGCTCACTGGACCCGGACGCCATCCACCTGCCCGGCATCTATGTGCACCGTATCATTCAGGGCACCCACGAAAAGCGCATCGAACAGCGCACCACCCGGCCAGCGGCATAA